In a single window of the Papaver somniferum cultivar HN1 chromosome 8, ASM357369v1, whole genome shotgun sequence genome:
- the LOC113302296 gene encoding ethylene-responsive transcription factor ERF027-like — protein sequence MKKKDPVAANVQQGDPTPQQPPVNIVLVPPDPLSLASELSHQLPNQHQLPITANITTATSPSSSSSSPSSSGGGAAFAGSGGVGGLTTTHRHKPIITTGKHPVYRGIRCRSGKWVSEIREPRKTTRIWLGTFQTPEMAAIAYDVAALALKGINDAVLNFPDSVSSYPKPASSSPNDIRAAATAAASAASSSSAALSGHEKMPTSQSTTSQDDINKGGLNDEVKNDDGAGSSVNTLNDGDDRNDNEFMIDEEEIFNMPKLLLNMAEGMLVSPPRIISPPSHDSPENSDGESLWNY from the coding sequence atgaaaaagaaagacCCAGTTGCTGCTAATGTCCAACAGGGTGACCCAACACCACAGCAACCACCTGTTAATATTGTACTAGTACCACCAGACCCCCTTTCTTTAGCCTCTGAATTATCTCATCAACTACCCAACCAACACCAACTACCAATAACTGCCAATATCACCACCGCCAcctctccttcatcttcttcttcctctccttcttcaagtggtggtggtgctgctttTGCTggttctggtggtgttggtggaTTAACTACTACTCATCGTCATAAACCGATAATAACCACTGGAAAACATCCGGTTTACCGTGGAATACGATGTCGGAGTGGAAAATGGGTATCGGAGATACGTGAACCACGCAAGACTACACGGATTTGGCTTGGTACATTTCAAACACCGGAGATGGCGGCTATTGCATACGATGTGGCTGCATTAGCTCTAAAAGGTATAAATGATGCTGTTTTAAACTTCCCTGATTCTGTATCATCTTATCCAAAACCAGCTTCGTCTTCGCCCAACGATATACGTGCAGccgctactgctgctgcttcagctgcttcttcttcttcagcggcCTTGAGCGGCCATGAGAAGATGCCAACATCACAGAGTACTACTAGTCAAGACGATATCAACAAAGGCGGCTTAAATGATGAGGTAAAGAATGATGATGGCGCTGGCTCATCTGTTAATACGTTAAATGATGGAGATGATAGAAATGATAATGAATTCATGATAGACGAAGAAGAGATTTTCAATATGCCGAAACTACTACTGAATATGGCTGAAGGAATGCTTGTAAGTCCACCGAGGATAATCTCGCCGCCATCTCACGACTCACCGGAGAACTCAGACGGTGAAAGTTTATGGAATTACTGA